In Lysobacter luteus, a single window of DNA contains:
- a CDS encoding M48 family metalloprotease — protein sequence MNFFERQAAARRASVRLVVLFALAVVAVVLAVDAMAWVVSGGSGGALVVATVLTLATIGLGSLYRLASLGGGGEAIAAQLGGTPVAADTTDPELRRLRNVVEEVAIASGVPVPGVYVLDHEAGINAFAAGHAAADAVVAVTRGALERLNRDELQGVVAHEFAHILNGDMRLNLRLVGVLFGISMLGLIGRHVLDFGRVGLQGRGHRRGAGVAVGVMVAAAAMIAIGWVGLLFARLIRAGVSRQRERLADASAVQFTRQPAGLAGALKKIGGLPDGSVLASTGDAEEVSHMLFGDGLGFGGRMAEWFATHPPLVERIQALEPSFSDRQLALLSRRWKDQPPHGLEEDLHLGLATHDPLPPAHAERGIVAGQVSAHVGNPDEDDHHRADVVMGELGEPLRALARDRDRAIALVLGVLVDPRTDVAQRQLFGIAARLGEAVATDVRGLYERHLAHLHPMLRLPLVELSFPVLRRRPRPQLELLLDTVEAMSTADGEVSLFEYCLGRLLTVQLRESLAPARYASFGRRKPGTLVDEITVLLTVAAHAGHADEVSARHAFLAGMQHILPHHQARYRAPAQPVQALEQVWPSLDLLHPMAKKLLVEAVTIAASHDGRVSVAEAELLRTICAILHCPLPPLLGAAYGQADRIRH from the coding sequence ATGAACTTCTTTGAGCGCCAGGCGGCCGCGCGCCGCGCATCCGTTCGGCTGGTCGTGCTGTTTGCACTGGCCGTGGTCGCGGTCGTGCTCGCGGTGGATGCAATGGCCTGGGTGGTGAGCGGCGGAAGCGGCGGTGCGCTGGTAGTGGCGACGGTCCTGACCCTTGCGACGATCGGCCTGGGTTCGCTCTACCGGCTGGCGAGCCTGGGCGGGGGTGGCGAGGCGATTGCCGCGCAACTGGGTGGCACGCCGGTCGCGGCCGACACGACCGACCCCGAGTTGCGGCGCCTGCGCAACGTGGTCGAGGAGGTTGCCATTGCCTCGGGCGTACCGGTGCCGGGCGTGTACGTGCTCGACCACGAGGCGGGGATCAACGCCTTTGCTGCCGGCCACGCAGCGGCGGACGCGGTGGTGGCGGTCACCCGCGGGGCGCTCGAGCGGCTAAACCGCGATGAGCTGCAGGGCGTGGTCGCCCACGAGTTCGCCCACATCCTCAATGGCGACATGCGGCTCAACCTGCGGCTGGTCGGGGTGCTGTTCGGGATCTCGATGCTGGGGCTGATCGGCCGCCACGTGCTGGACTTCGGGCGCGTCGGCCTGCAGGGCCGCGGGCATCGTCGAGGCGCTGGCGTGGCGGTCGGCGTGATGGTGGCCGCGGCGGCGATGATCGCGATCGGCTGGGTGGGGTTGCTGTTTGCCCGCCTGATCCGTGCCGGGGTCAGCCGACAGCGCGAGCGCCTGGCGGACGCCAGCGCTGTGCAGTTCACCCGCCAGCCGGCCGGCCTGGCCGGTGCACTCAAGAAAATCGGTGGCCTGCCTGACGGGTCGGTGCTGGCTTCCACCGGCGATGCCGAGGAAGTCAGCCACATGCTGTTCGGCGACGGCCTGGGATTCGGCGGCCGCATGGCGGAATGGTTCGCCACCCATCCGCCGCTGGTCGAACGCATCCAGGCGCTGGAGCCGTCTTTCAGCGACCGGCAACTGGCGTTGCTGTCCAGGCGCTGGAAGGACCAGCCGCCGCACGGGCTGGAGGAAGACCTGCACCTCGGCCTTGCCACCCACGACCCACTGCCACCCGCGCACGCCGAACGGGGCATCGTTGCCGGGCAGGTGTCCGCACACGTTGGCAATCCGGACGAAGACGACCACCACCGCGCGGATGTCGTCATGGGTGAGCTGGGTGAACCGTTGCGCGCTCTCGCCCGTGACCGCGACCGGGCCATCGCGCTGGTGCTCGGTGTGCTGGTGGACCCGCGCACGGACGTGGCCCAACGGCAGCTGTTCGGCATCGCCGCGCGCCTGGGGGAAGCGGTCGCGACCGACGTGCGCGGACTGTACGAGCGCCACCTTGCCCACCTGCACCCGATGCTGCGGCTGCCGTTGGTCGAACTGTCGTTCCCGGTGCTGCGCCGGCGTCCGCGTCCGCAACTGGAACTGCTGCTCGACACGGTGGAAGCGATGTCGACCGCGGACGGCGAGGTGTCGCTGTTCGAGTACTGCCTGGGCCGGCTGCTGACCGTGCAGTTGCGCGAGTCCCTGGCGCCGGCACGCTATGCCAGTTTCGGCCGCCGCAAGCCGGGGACGCTCGTCGACGAGATCACCGTCCTGCTGACGGTTGCCGCGCATGCCGGCCATGCCGACGAGGTTTCGGCGCGCCATGCGTTCCTGGCCGGGATGCAGCACATCCTGCCGCACCACCAGGCCCGCTACCGGGCGCCGGCCCAGCCGGTACAGGCGCTCGAACAGGTGTGGCCATCGCTGGACCTGCTCCACCCGATGGCCAAGAAGCTGCTGGTCGAGGCCGTGACCATCGCGGCCAGCCACGACGGCCGTGTCAGCGTGGCCGAAGCCGAGCTGCTGCGGACCATCTGCGCGATCCTGCACTGTCCGCTGCCGCCACTGCTGGGCGCCGCGTACGGCCAGGCCGACCGGATCCGTCACTGA
- a CDS encoding NTP/NDP exchange transporter, which produces MTSNVSNLRRFRVALAESPPLWWALLYFFCLLCGYYVLRPVRDAMGASGDPATVFPRWLVDLAASAGVDLGEYTLQVLFSAVFVAMVLLQPVYGALVARFPRRVFLPLVYLVFIACLLGFYWLFDTGVSGRGAAFYVWSAVFNLFAVAVFWSFMADVFDNEHAKRLYGYIGAGGTIGALVGPAITRWLVGPLGVANLLLVSAGFLAVCLLCILRLRPWAARRERRHGVHDGEQAIGGSVLAGLRLVWQEPLLRALAVMMVFGVGVGTLLYNEQAAIVREFHPTPEAATRYYATIDWAVNGLTLVIQLFVTRWLLRRHGVAPALLLPAFAILLGYCALAASPLPLLVAVVQVATRAGEFSLAKPGRETLYTRVDRESRYKAKAVIDTVVYRGGDLTFVWVHKLLSIFGTTAVFATGVLVALGFLGGAWGVVRAQRRLPGDGLHNDAD; this is translated from the coding sequence GTGACCTCCAACGTCTCCAACCTGCGCCGGTTCCGCGTGGCCCTGGCCGAGTCACCACCGCTGTGGTGGGCGCTGCTCTATTTCTTCTGCCTCCTGTGCGGCTACTACGTGCTGCGTCCGGTGCGCGACGCGATGGGCGCGTCCGGCGACCCGGCCACGGTGTTCCCACGCTGGTTGGTCGACCTGGCGGCTAGCGCCGGCGTCGACCTGGGCGAGTACACCCTGCAGGTGCTTTTCAGCGCGGTGTTCGTGGCGATGGTGCTGCTGCAGCCGGTCTACGGCGCGCTGGTGGCGCGTTTTCCCAGGCGGGTGTTCCTGCCGCTGGTCTATCTCGTCTTCATCGCTTGCCTGCTCGGTTTCTACTGGCTGTTCGACACCGGCGTTTCGGGCCGTGGTGCGGCGTTCTACGTCTGGAGCGCGGTGTTCAACCTGTTCGCCGTGGCGGTGTTCTGGAGCTTCATGGCGGACGTGTTCGACAACGAGCACGCCAAGCGCCTCTACGGGTACATCGGCGCGGGCGGCACCATCGGTGCATTGGTCGGCCCGGCCATCACCCGCTGGCTGGTCGGCCCGCTCGGGGTGGCGAACCTGTTGCTGGTGTCGGCCGGCTTCCTTGCGGTCTGCCTGCTGTGCATCCTGCGGCTGAGGCCCTGGGCGGCCCGCCGGGAACGCCGGCACGGTGTGCACGATGGCGAGCAGGCCATCGGCGGATCGGTGCTGGCGGGGCTCAGGCTGGTATGGCAGGAACCACTGCTGCGGGCGCTCGCGGTGATGATGGTGTTCGGGGTCGGCGTCGGCACGTTGCTCTACAACGAGCAGGCCGCGATCGTCCGGGAGTTCCATCCGACGCCGGAAGCGGCGACGCGCTATTACGCCACCATCGACTGGGCGGTGAACGGCCTGACCCTGGTGATCCAGCTGTTCGTCACCCGTTGGCTGCTGCGCCGACACGGCGTGGCACCGGCATTGCTGCTGCCGGCATTCGCGATCCTGCTGGGCTACTGCGCGCTGGCCGCGTCGCCACTGCCGCTGCTGGTCGCGGTGGTGCAGGTGGCCACGCGCGCCGGCGAGTTCTCACTCGCCAAGCCCGGCCGGGAAACGCTGTACACCCGGGTCGATCGCGAGTCCCGCTACAAGGCCAAGGCGGTCATCGATACCGTGGTGTACCGCGGTGGCGACCTGACGTTCGTGTGGGTGCACAAGCTGCTGTCGATATTCGGTACGACCGCGGTGTTCGCCACCGGCGTGCTGGTGGCGCTCGGGTTCCTCGGCGGCGCCTGGGGCGTGGTGCGGGCGCAGCGGCGGTTGCCCGGGGACGGACTGCACAACGACGCCGACTGA
- a CDS encoding LemA family protein translates to MFSFLILLGLFLLFMFWGVGLYNGLVTARNAYRNAFAQIDVQLQRRFELIPNLVETAKGYLTHERETLEAVMQARAAAVSGLSAAKASPGDATAMAQLDAGERQLEGALGRLMMVAEAYPDLKANQTMAQLSEELTSTENRVAFARQAYNDAVMAYNNKREVFPSSLVAGNFGFAPAAPLSLPTDQPEMRLAPQVRF, encoded by the coding sequence ATGTTCAGCTTCCTGATTTTGTTGGGTTTGTTTCTCCTGTTCATGTTCTGGGGCGTGGGCCTCTACAACGGTCTGGTGACCGCCCGGAACGCCTACAGGAACGCCTTTGCCCAGATCGACGTGCAGCTGCAGCGCCGTTTCGAACTGATCCCGAACCTGGTCGAGACCGCCAAGGGTTACCTGACCCACGAGCGGGAAACCCTGGAAGCGGTGATGCAGGCGCGCGCGGCGGCGGTGTCGGGCCTGTCGGCGGCCAAGGCCAGTCCCGGCGACGCCACTGCCATGGCCCAGCTGGACGCGGGCGAGCGCCAACTCGAGGGTGCGCTCGGAAGGCTGATGATGGTGGCCGAGGCCTATCCGGACCTGAAGGCCAACCAGACCATGGCGCAGCTGTCCGAAGAGCTGACCAGCACAGAGAACCGCGTGGCGTTTGCACGCCAGGCCTACAACGACGCGGTGATGGCCTACAACAACAAGCGCGAGGTATTCCCCTCGAGCCTGGTGGCGGGCAACTTCGGTTTTGCCCCGGCCGCGCCACTATCCCTGCCAACGGACCAGCCCGAAATGCGGCTGGCCCCGCAGGTGCGTTTCTGA